CATgggggaataaaagaaaggcccaggggatcctgaagcccagaaaagaaagaagcatccaaaaaagagaccacggcaaagtataaagaagcaaggatcctcaggaacaaTCAATAAGCAtggatcccttcaggcacaaagaaaaaggaagattgGGACAGATCGATAGgaagaagacagaagaagaaaacaagaaataaaagcaaaaaacgcgagcgacctctcatggcacagacagaaaaggtctcggggaaccaggacagggaagaagaatggtaacaaacgactttcaaaaatggcagaacaggattccgcccaaataggaaagaaagggaaaagaggaagacgccagaaatggggatgccgagaaaggcatacctcagcacgtcccgAAGAGAATGGCTAACCAGAAACTTTCGAaagaatcagaaccaagagaaggaaagaatgagagaaaacggaaaagggacttaccgagacgatggggacaggacatgctctgtttgcaaaagaacaaaataggggaaccaacggttccccgggaagcccagaaaactccattataaaaggaggggatgggttgtgaagaaggcagcgagaaaaaaagaaagaaacacaagaaagaagaaatatcAGAAAAATCTATgcagaaagaaaaatactaagggaaaaaaaaatactgcttcccgatatcctgtaaaggccactattgcacatactcggattcaacgagaatcaaactttgcaagttttgaaggctgaaatagccattcaagactgcaatttttgagcttgattggaccttgtatcacgtcctagtgagctttctgtaatcaaacagataatttattaatgaaacactgcttcataattcccaggatccccacagcactatttttttttatcgtcttgctaatcctgttctctttccttctgaacttacgttgttgatttttggcactctttgatatccttgtttgtcatttttctgtatattgtcaggagtattctctgcattcacttgattcttaaacagctcgttagctgcggtgagtcaaggcccggtccacaaaatccttcattttcattcaggcccgggatccttgggcctgagtatcccgaaaaaagcactctcacaaatgtcatttttctaaGCTATATATGTTTGTAGCTGCGAGACTCATTCTTCTCCGTTCAAATTGTTGCCTTCAAGTTTGGCTCTTAAACTCTttcaaaattgtgttttaattCATTAGTTTGGTATGTGAttccaaataacaattttcagtatttaaacactgaaaactatgattttttttaaaaataacacgTTTGGTTGGAGTGTTTTTTTAGGAGTGTTTGAATTACGTTGCTCATTTTagggtgtttaaacactgaatttGGAAAAAACCTCTTATcagtttttagattttaaataatgttacttAATGACACTTTTGtagatattttgaaaaacatgggCCCACTTAATTAGAAAATACataaaagtttcaattttcaattccaaCTAGGGGCCTACTTgtcagctttaaaaaaaaacacacacatacaaaatacaaaattatgtttttttacacactaaaacatgttatttgaaatatgttaccaaacacattttttgcttTATGAATACTGTAAATTCGTgttttcataatactttttaaatcacaatttttacaTCATTTTAAATAACGATATTGAAAATCTCCAACCAAATGGGCGTTAAAATCCTTAAGTCATTGCTTTATCATCTTCTCAAAATTCTTTATCTGTGTAAAATTGGGGCGTGGACACTGTTCGCCATAATATGCCATTCAAccttttaataattattatttaatgtgaaatatttggatttcattctattaacattaatatattaaagaaaatctCAATTACAACAAATCAAGAATGGAAAGCCTATagaacattatatatatatataaaattggtttTGTGGCTTGTCCAgtgtactttctttgttttttttttttaataaaatatctgcacactagttgttaACAAAAAAAGGCATGCGAAAAAGATTACAACAAATAACTGCATAACTAATTACTTAGTAAATAATTAGttgtggtttttctttgtgATAAGactcttttttctctcccttttgtgtgtgtttttgtttctcaaaaaaaaaaaaaaaaaaaaaaaagaatgggtaattgtcccacattacttaagagagtgtgttgtgtgtaattaatataacttgccccaccctcccttaaaatttaccatggcttttgagtggagttgtggtgtgcttttgtgttagaacttCTTTCCATTTCccttgtgtgtatgtgtttgtttctcaaaaaaaaaaaaaaaaaaaaaaaattacttagtaaaaaaatttagaataaagaTTTATTTAGAGATatcaatatataatataattaatttttttagtactcTTAACCCAATCAATGGTGTTTTTTTCAGTTGTATTATATTGTTTAATCCAATTCATTGAGTAATGTAGTGAATCCGTTTTTATTTATACAAATTAAGACTACAAGATACTTTTCTTGTTAATTAAGACTATTATTACTCtatgcagaattttttttattctacctAATTTTATCCATAGAATTTCTTTTggctataaatattttttaataataaatgtgtagaaaaaataatatacatCTGCATATGAAACACTTAAAGagtaaaaaaatgaagaatttaaaaattaatccaGTTTCAAAAAAGTTTACTAGATAAATTTGTTACtagaaagaaacacaatataacaaaaaaattgaggtGAAAATCTCGTAAATGATCAAGAAATTCATCTAAAAGatttacaagaaaatttaattagatgaAAATCTCACAAGAATaagaaattcatcaaaaaaaatataaaataattaaaagtttaaaaagacATTTTACAAATAGAAGAAAATTACCCAATGTcaatacaaaattatataaaaaaggtTAGATTCTATTCCAAATGCATGTATAGATTATATAATTTTACCAACATCACCTAAAACAGTTTCTTTTGCgaaataagtttttaaaattacaattgataaaattatatttattaagaTCAACTATGTCATAAAAAAGATTAAGTGCGTTAGTTATATTACTAATTCAAAACTAaactttagtttaaaaaaaaaaggcaaaaatttgactagtaattttgcattaaaaaaggggaataaagtttaaataaaaaaatattgtttgagtaatatttaaatatatgaacAACCTCAATTTAGTTTTTGTATTAGGCTCCCAAATGTATCGAGCTGCCCTTACATGTATGCAACAAACAACTATGtcataaaaaagattaaatgtGTTAGTTATATTACCAATTCAAAACTAAactttagttttaaaaaaaaaggcaaaaatttgactagtaattttgcattaaaaaaggggaataaagtttaaataaaaaaatattgtttgagtaatatttaaatatatgaacAACCTCAATTTAGTTTTTGTACTAGGCTCCCAAATGTATCGAGCTGCCCTTACATGTATGCAGCAAGCAACTATGTCATAAAAAAGATTAAGTGCGTTAGTTATATTACCAATTCAAAACTAaactttagtttaaaaaaaaaaggcaaaaatttgactagtaattttgcattaaaaaaggggaataaagtttaaataaaaaaatattgtttgagtaatatttaaatatatgaacAACCTCAATTTAGTTTTTGTATTAGGCTTCCAAATGTATCGAGCTGCCCTTACATGTATGCAACAAGTTTTTGcctattatatttttatatatatatatatatatatcatatatttgGGTtggatatattagacatattaacCCAATAGCATAGACTTAAGTCCATGCTATCAGGCTaataatatgtctaatatatctctaacaaataCTAACGAGTAGTGTACAGAAGAGAGTGCAAGTGAAGAGCTGTAGTTTACCTTCCTCACGCACACATGGCCATTCTTCACATGAAAAGAATTTGTGGCTTCTTCTCTCAATCTCATGGAGGGATTCTCATTGGGTGTGTCAAATTTATCCACTCAttgtgtttttccctttaaatatatatatgctaatGATTCTAGAGAGTTTGGTAAATTCCATTATCCACTTTCGTTATGTGGATctttgttcaaaattttgacaacaTTTCCACCATAATCTACAAGAATTGTGGAAAACAGTGGCATAGAAAAGAATGCAAACGAATCCCTATAATAAAATCCATTATGGATTGTGGTTTCATCCATATTTGTATTAGCCCATATATGAGTGTTCTCTTAAGTTGTTTGAGCCAGTGTTACTTGCTCCCGATCGAGCAAGGGAGCTTCTGGCTGCAGTTGTCTCTTTACACAGAAAATGGATTAGGAACCTTTGAGCTGAAGTGAGACAAGCTTCGGGACGATGCATTAGCGCTTCTTGATTTCGGGGGAAATTTGGCTTGCTCTAGAACCAGGACCTGAGGCTCAGGAGGATAGTCTCTCATGCAACCAATTCGTGGCCCTGCATCAGTTTTCCATTTAATGGATAATTGTTTAGCCAACTGATATGACTTTTGTTATAAGAGTCCCATACGGTTTAAGTACAAGCTTAAAAATGTGTACATAGGCTCTTGTATGCACTCAAAAATTCGAATCCTATCCATTTTACTATGACATGGAGGTAGAACATTTACCTTATTGAAATCTGCTTCATCTTCATCACCTGGGCTTTTCTGTTGCATAGAAAGAGTGTAGTACATTAGTAAATCAAAATCTGAAATCAACTTAGGCAAACAAAGTCCCTGAGTGCAATGACAAATTAAAGCAGGAGGTTTTTGGCTAGATAAAAAAATGCATGTCTTGCATTCTCTACCTTTACATTATTGAGATCTACGTTGCGTTCCTTAAGGAATGACAAGAATTCCTGAAAATTTTCTACTGTCGGTTGATAATGCCCACTGTGAGGCCAAACTGCCTATTTGAATTGACAGAAATCATATTAgtacatccaaaaaaaaaaaagaagaaaaaattcacaagaagaaaaagaaaccattAATTAATCAAGCCATGCAGTTCTAAAACTCcccatattttttcttttatacataCCTTCACGATGCCATCTTCCACTTCTAATCTTCCAGCACACAATATGGCTCCACCTGCCATGAAACTTGAATGTTGAAATGTGCCCTTGTTCTTCAGCCCAACGTACAAGGTCTTGAACGTACTAAGCACAAAGATCCACTTCGCATTTTCGGGTCCTCCTGCTGTATGAAGGAATTCACTACTATGGTTGAAGATAAGTTTCCCATCTTGTACCACAACTTCATAAGCCTTCCTTTCTACCTGCAATGCATGACGATTGAATTGAACTTCAAAGTATGGTGTTTGTTCCATGATGCATGCATGCACGCATGCtttttgttagaaatattgAATCTGTAATATTGTATTTCTCAATGAAAGAATATACACGAGTGCCTTTATATATGAGACATAtgagtgcagtacaagtaagagtgtagtaTAATAATGTatgctatacaagtaatctagttgGGCTTAAAGCCCATACCACTATACACGTTAACAGCTCCcttcaaactcaaggtggatgtgagaccaacttgaagTTGTCAACCAAAGTACGAAGGcgtcccttaggatgtgacttggtgaagatatctgcaagttgatctttagaggagactgagatcagcttgagagcaccatggacaagatgataacggataaaatgacaatcgatctAGATGTGTTTAGTTAATTCAttgaagacatcattgtgagcaatatgaatgtcactttggttgtcacaataaagaggagtagcagaggatgtaGACACACCTAAATCTTTGAGAAGCcgtcgtagccaaaggagctcagatgtggtattagcaagggcacgatattctgctttaGTACTAGAGCAAgccacatgagtttgtttcttgtttcgctaagaaatcagagaagaaccaagaagaaagtaATAACTAGTGGTAGACCTtcgatcagtgggatctcctgcctaatcagcatcagagaatgcacggagAATAAGAGGAGACCGAGCAAagtagaaaagaccatggaaTAGAGTGTCctttaggtatcgaagaatgTGCAGAACAGTagcatagtgagtcgatcgtggagcagacagatactggctcacctggtgaacagcataggaaatgTCTGGATGAGTGatagtgagataaactaggctgccaaccaagtgtctgtaaagagagggattagacaatggtttcccccctgaggGAGTCAGATGCACATTAAGCTCAACTTGAGtatcaacagtcttgctattaGTGAATCtagctcgagacaagagttcagaagcaTATTTGGCTTAAGTAATATAAAGTTCAtttgtagaatgagtgatttcaagacctaAGAAGTAGTTGAGATGTctaagatctttcatctcaaactgctgactgagaaaatccttgagttcttgaatgccactgaggtcatcactagttatgatcatatcatccacatacaggagaagtaaaatagtgcctttgtcatgcgacgaagaaataaggcagaatcataatgattGGCAATGTAACCTaagcgagagatggtagagctgaatttggcaaaccaaactcgtggagcttgtttaaggccataaagtgcacgtcgaaggtgacaaaccttgtttgagtcaacagagagaccatGAGGAGGTTgtatataaacttcttcacttaaatccctattaaggaatgcatttttgacatccatctgaaaaagatcctATTTActggcagcagcaacagctaagagggcatgaacagatgagatacgagtaACCgaagcaaaggtctcttcataatcaatctcatactcctgtgtaaaaccttttgcaacaagatgagctttgtagcgctcaatggacccatcagagtgAGTCTTAATTTTGTAGATCCatttacaaccaaccacagattttcCAAGGAggagtgtcaccaaatcccaagtatggtttttagataatgcatcaagttcctctttcattgcaatctgccataaagggttaGTGGAAgtctcacgataggtgtgaggctcatgtaGTGTAGCAAGGGTAGTGTAACAATGACAGTCAAATAAATGTGCAGGAATAGATCTTactcgagttgagtgacgaggtggaatgtcttgtgcaagatcttcaaggggagcaggagcaggggacccaagctcaaggttggggttgggtagctcgtcttcgacctgttcattaaagggtgaactaggaaagggatcagtgatatctggtggttggacagagaagtctacaagagAATCAAGAACAACTataggaggatcaggagcagctacagaaggaatatgtgcctcatttggaaaaagatctaagatagagaaggaaaatagggaggcacggaagtgagagagctcaACAAAGAGGCGatattcccaaaagacaacattgcgggagATACGAAGATGATGAGAGACAAGATCATAACAcagataccccttttgagtttcgctatagccaagaaaacaacaaaaccttGACCGAGGCTTAAGTTTATTATGCtcatgtggttgaagaagaacgaaacaagcagaaccgAAGGAGcaaaggtggtgatagtctggaggtgacccaaaaaggcgctcatatggagtttgattttggataacagGACTCGGAATACGATTAATAGCATAAACATTATGAAGAGTAGCttcgccccaaaaaggagcaggaactttggcagagagaaggagagcacgaacagtgtcaagaatatgacgaaattttcgttcggctctaccattttgctgagaggtaccaggacaagttagttgatgaacagtgccctaggaatgcaaaacagcttggaaagcatattgagtgtattCAAGAGCTTTATCAgattgaaaaattttgatgtgtttggaAAACTTAGTTTCAactatttttgcaaaattagaatatacttgcaataattcataatgatgtttcatattaaaaatccagctatagggagagtaatcatcaacaaagacaacaaaatattgagacccaccaatactagagacagaggaaggcccccaaacatcagaatgaataaagttaaagatatcagtggatattgattcactagtattgaaagacaaagctggttgttttcctaactggcacgaaacacaatcaaaattttctatagacactgaacctaacaaacctctagaagccaattgttgtacccgagaggaagatgcgtgaccaagtcgagcatgccaaagtgcaagggaaggaattgaaaaaactgtagCAGCTACAGCAACAGAAACaagagcaacaagtggaagaaaAAGGTTGTCCAcaggaaacatacgcccaactctgggaccggtcccaagctcctgtcccgtcctcGAATcttgcacaatacacccagaataatcaaagataatacgataacccaactcagctaattgtcccatagaaaataaattataagaaaggtcaggaacattaaagactccaggaacTGAGAGGTTGGAGGTCGAaacggaacctatattatgaccagacattgtggaaTCATTTGCTGtgtgaatattaagagggtatggtgcaggtttaaggtcagaaaataaggatgagtgaggtgtcatgtgattgcaacaagtagaatccataagccaagaggtaggagatataccagataaagctgagagagaagaggaataagatgcattaccaaccatacgaatgacattAGCGGTGATATTTATAAGGTCATctctggaaatggtgaaagtggatccagaagactgagaCTGTGCAGAGACGGGAACCATGGGTTGGACACTCTTAGTGTTAACAACTGTAGCAGCAGAAATAGAAACAATTGATTTGTTGCGTTGATAGCAAGTTTCAATATTATGACCAAAATGTttgcaaaaattacaaaaatgtttGTTGGATTGTTGGTGACGGTTGTTGCAAAAGgaagaagacttgtccttattctttattaagaagcaaaatatgcaaaaatgaaatctacgagAAAAACTGGGTAATGAGCACCTggactgcaaaaagtcaacGCTGAGAAAAAATCAACGGTCAACCTTGCTCAAAGTCAATGGTCAAACCTCTAGAAGTCAAACAATGACGTCCGCGGCTGACGCGAGCAAGTGACGTCAGCAATGACGCAACTAGGGCTAACGTGGCAGAATGATGTCAGCAGGAGGGTTGAGGCACGTGACTTAATGATGTGGCACGTGGGAGCGCGTGGAGAAACAACTCAACTGTGCAGTGGTGCGTGTGGCGCGTGAGCTGCGGAGCAGAACCTTTTAGcggcgcgtggtggcgcgtgcaGTCTCCGATGGCTTCGAGGCTTCCACGAGTTTGTATATCAGTGTAAGATGATCTCAGTGGTACCTGTAGAAACTTAATCGGAGCAATATTTGCAGCGGTGATGCAAAGGGCAGTGGTCTTTGCAGTGTGAAACTCCTCAACGACGGCGGCTCCAGGTCCAGAACCCAAGGACGATGTCTGGAAGACGTCGGAGGTTCAACGGTGAGAGGTTGTGGCGGCTGCTGTGATGGTGGAAGCGATGTTGAGAATGAAGTAATACCAATAAAGACAAGACTACTAAGAAAAGGTCAAAGctgtggctctgataccatgttagaaatactgaaatctgtaatattgtatttctcaatgaaagaatatacacgagtgcctttatataggagacatatgagtgcagtacaagtaagagtaTAGTACAAtaatgtgtgctatacaagtaatctagttgggcctaaagcccacgaCACTATACACGTTAACACTTTttatcaaaatacaaactctAGCTACTTCCTAACGAGGGAGCATAAAGGGACGTGAGACTCACCGGACCAAGATATCTGATGCATTGCTGCTGAAGCTTCATTCTAGAACATCTCTCATGATTGACCTCTTTTCCTTCTCCTACGTCGAGCCTGTTATTTTTCGAAGTTCAGATGTCAAGCAAATTAAAAGTCAATATGAAGGATTTGATTTTGGTCCAAAGTAATCCTACCAGTAGAAGAAGGGCTGTTTACTCTCACAGTGGAGCCATTTCACATGATAATATTGAAGATTATGGCCATAGCGATGGTGAGGATCAATCTGTTAAGGAGAGAATAACAAGATTGACAATAGGTCACAAATAAAAACTATTGTATGGTTCCAAGATAATGCTTTAAGCATGCATGGGACTTACTGCCTCAAGCCAATGTGGTGAAGCAAGTTCCTTAGCATTTCCAACCTTAGATATGCCTTTTCCCACCtgccaaacaaaagaaaaaaaaaaagaatcaacaaTGGGGAACCATTTATAACTgagcaatattattattattattattattttgtttttttttttatacaagataaaattcaactataatat
The sequence above is drawn from the Quercus robur chromosome 7, dhQueRobu3.1, whole genome shotgun sequence genome and encodes:
- the LOC126691178 gene encoding IQ domain-containing protein IQM2-like, with translation MATTSPSPGSSPSAVPPSSERWKLLEFAELKRSSISFFDIEKPESTLSRLSRATTRAARVGKGISKVGNAKELASPHWLEAIDPHHRYGHNLQYYHVKWLHCESKQPFFYWLDVGEGKEVNHERCSRMKLQQQCIRYLGPVERKAYEVVVQDGKLIFNHSSEFLHTAGGPENAKWIFVLSTFKTLYVGLKNKGTFQHSSFMAGGAILCAGRLEVEDGIVKAVWPHSGHYQPTVENFQEFLSFLKERNVDLNNVKVENARHAFFYLAKNLLL